One genomic segment of Myxococcus xanthus includes these proteins:
- a CDS encoding aldehyde dehydrogenase (NADP(+)), with amino-acid sequence MSWMGLSLIGAERGEPGGPTFTGWNPAEGVALEPRFHGARPQEVERACVLAEQAAPTLAALPSRQRAVFLEHVAEALLAAEADFLAVTPKETGLPPARIQGELGRAAGQFRQYARLLAEGSWVDARIDRALPERRPLPRPDLRSLLRPVGPVAVFGASNFPLAFSVAGGDTASALAAGCPVVAKAHPAHPATSERAGLAIRAAVAACGLHEGVFSLLFDAGTEVGASLVSHPAIRAVGFTGSRGGGRALMALAAARPVPIPVFAEMGSINPIFLLPEALAARPQAMADALATSILQGAGQFCTSPGLLVAVEGPGYEAFRARLAEKLGAASAAPMLTPAIAERFREGVSRLAARTDTRTCARGESRAALGAAALFEAEARVVLAESALTEEVFGSCAVLTVARDAAELVRVASRLEGQLTATVMMDAGDTALAAELLPTLSDRVGRVLMNGVPTGVEVCPAMVHGGPFPASSDGRFTAVGTGAIRRFVRPVCYQDVPDALLPPELRDANPLNLWRTVEGALKQE; translated from the coding sequence ATGAGCTGGATGGGACTGTCCTTGATTGGCGCCGAACGCGGCGAGCCCGGTGGGCCGACGTTCACCGGATGGAATCCCGCGGAGGGCGTGGCGCTCGAGCCTCGCTTCCACGGCGCGCGGCCCCAGGAGGTGGAGCGGGCCTGCGTGCTCGCGGAGCAGGCCGCCCCCACGCTCGCGGCGCTGCCCTCGCGTCAGCGCGCCGTGTTCCTGGAGCACGTCGCCGAGGCGCTCCTCGCGGCGGAGGCGGACTTCCTCGCCGTGACACCAAAGGAGACCGGACTTCCCCCCGCGCGCATCCAGGGAGAGCTGGGCCGCGCGGCCGGACAGTTCCGTCAGTACGCCCGGCTGCTGGCGGAAGGCAGTTGGGTGGATGCGCGCATCGACCGTGCCTTGCCCGAACGCCGTCCCTTGCCGCGTCCGGACCTGCGCTCCCTGCTGCGCCCCGTGGGGCCGGTGGCCGTGTTCGGCGCGAGCAACTTCCCGCTCGCGTTCTCCGTCGCCGGAGGTGACACCGCGTCCGCGCTGGCCGCGGGCTGTCCCGTCGTCGCCAAGGCCCATCCCGCGCACCCCGCGACGTCAGAGCGCGCGGGCCTGGCCATCCGCGCGGCCGTGGCGGCGTGTGGGCTGCACGAAGGCGTGTTCTCGCTCCTGTTCGACGCGGGCACGGAGGTGGGCGCCTCGCTCGTGAGTCACCCCGCCATCCGCGCCGTCGGCTTCACGGGCTCGCGTGGCGGAGGACGCGCGCTGATGGCGCTGGCCGCCGCACGGCCTGTCCCCATTCCCGTCTTCGCGGAGATGGGCTCCATCAACCCCATCTTCCTCCTGCCGGAGGCGCTGGCCGCCCGTCCCCAGGCGATGGCGGACGCGCTGGCCACGTCCATCCTCCAGGGCGCGGGCCAGTTCTGCACCTCGCCTGGCCTGCTCGTGGCGGTGGAGGGCCCGGGGTACGAGGCCTTCCGCGCGCGGCTCGCGGAGAAGCTGGGGGCCGCCTCGGCCGCGCCCATGTTGACGCCCGCCATCGCCGAGCGCTTTCGCGAGGGCGTGAGCCGTCTCGCCGCTCGCACGGACACGCGGACCTGTGCACGGGGTGAGTCGAGGGCCGCGCTGGGCGCCGCCGCGCTGTTCGAGGCGGAGGCCCGCGTGGTGCTCGCCGAGAGCGCGCTCACGGAAGAGGTGTTCGGAAGCTGCGCGGTGCTGACGGTGGCGCGTGACGCGGCGGAGCTGGTGCGCGTGGCCTCCAGGCTGGAAGGCCAGCTCACCGCGACGGTGATGATGGACGCGGGAGACACGGCGCTGGCCGCCGAGCTGCTCCCCACGCTGTCGGACCGCGTGGGGCGCGTGCTGATGAATGGTGTCCCCACGGGCGTGGAGGTCTGCCCGGCCATGGTGCATGGCGGTCCCTTTCCGGCCAGTTCGGATGGCCGCTTCACCGCCGTGGGCACGGGCGCCATCCGCCGCTTCGTGCGGCCGGTGTGCTACCAAGATGTGCCGGACGCGCTGCTCCCGCCGGAGCTGCGCGATGCGAATCCCCTGAACCTGTGGCGAACGGTGGAGGGGGCACTGAAGCAGGAGTGA
- a CDS encoding dihydrodipicolinate synthase family protein, translating to MNLWTGVLPAITTPFNTDLSVDHGTVRSHVRWLVSQGCTGIIPCGSLGEGATLSQEEKAAVMRTCVDAVKVPVIPGIAALSTAEAVQLARAAEEAGCAGLMVLPPYVYSSDWREMKAHISAVLRATKLPCLLYNNPVAYKTDFTPAHLAELAAEHDNAVAVKESSTDARRVTAIRALLGDRLAVGVGVDDCLVEGVDAGARFWVAGLVNAFPAESVRLFELALAGKKQAAFELYRWFLPLLRLDTVTKFIQLIKLVQQEVGWGHERVRGPRLELAGAEREECLRVLREALANRPAL from the coding sequence ATGAACCTCTGGACTGGTGTCCTCCCCGCCATCACCACCCCCTTCAACACGGACCTGTCCGTCGACCACGGCACGGTGCGCTCACACGTGCGCTGGCTGGTGTCGCAGGGATGCACTGGCATCATCCCCTGCGGCTCACTGGGCGAGGGCGCGACGCTGAGCCAGGAGGAGAAGGCCGCGGTGATGCGCACGTGCGTGGACGCGGTGAAGGTGCCCGTCATCCCGGGCATCGCCGCCCTGTCCACGGCGGAGGCCGTGCAGCTGGCTCGCGCCGCGGAGGAGGCGGGCTGCGCCGGGCTGATGGTGTTGCCCCCGTATGTCTATTCCAGCGACTGGCGCGAGATGAAGGCCCACATCTCCGCCGTCCTGCGCGCCACGAAGCTGCCGTGCCTGCTCTACAACAACCCCGTCGCCTACAAGACGGACTTCACCCCCGCCCATCTCGCGGAGCTGGCCGCCGAGCATGACAACGCGGTCGCCGTGAAGGAGTCCTCCACCGACGCCCGTCGCGTCACCGCCATCCGCGCCCTCCTGGGAGACCGGCTGGCCGTGGGCGTGGGCGTGGACGACTGCCTCGTCGAGGGCGTGGACGCGGGCGCGCGCTTCTGGGTGGCGGGGCTGGTCAATGCGTTCCCCGCCGAGTCCGTGCGACTGTTCGAGCTGGCCCTCGCCGGAAAGAAGCAGGCCGCGTTCGAGCTGTACCGCTGGTTCCTGCCGCTCTTGCGCCTGGACACCGTCACCAAGTTCATCCAGCTCATCAAGCTGGTCCAGCAGGAAGTCGGCTGGGGCCACGAGCGGGTGCGTGGGCCTCGGCTGGAGCTGGCGGGTGCCGAGCGCGAGGAGTGCCTGCGCGTGCTGCGCGAGGCCCTGGCGAACCGGCCCGCGTTGTAG
- a CDS encoding NAD(P)/FAD-dependent oxidoreductase: MSAFDCVIVGGGIVGAALADVLSADGVSVALVEARSIGAGTTACGMGHLVAMDDNAAELALTSWSVSLWRELADGLPRAVEYDACGTLWLAADDEEMAAVSAKVANYRAAGVRAEVLDSAALHEAEPALAPGLVGALRVVDDAVLYPPLAARTFALRAQARGARLMTGSPVRELRPGSVVLSHGEVLTARHIVLAAGVASPALCPGLPISPRKGHLLITRRGAPVVHHQLVELGYLKSAHGTDGASVAFNAQPRVTGQLLLGSSRQPGDATREVDAALLERMLKRAAMFLPGLDGLQALRVWTGLRPATPDGLPLLGPHPEKPWLWLACGHEGLGITTATGSARLVADQLLGHTSAIDARPYSPARFLTVSSRELAHA; encoded by the coding sequence ATGAGCGCCTTCGACTGCGTCATCGTCGGCGGTGGCATCGTCGGCGCGGCGCTCGCGGATGTGCTCAGTGCCGACGGCGTGTCGGTGGCGCTCGTCGAGGCGCGGTCCATCGGTGCGGGGACGACGGCGTGCGGCATGGGCCACCTGGTCGCAATGGATGACAACGCGGCGGAGCTCGCGCTGACGTCGTGGTCCGTGTCGCTGTGGCGTGAGCTCGCGGATGGATTGCCTCGCGCGGTGGAGTACGACGCGTGTGGCACCCTCTGGCTCGCCGCCGATGACGAGGAGATGGCCGCTGTCTCCGCGAAGGTGGCCAACTACCGCGCCGCGGGGGTCCGTGCCGAGGTGCTCGACAGCGCGGCGCTCCATGAGGCCGAGCCCGCGCTTGCTCCGGGACTCGTGGGGGCGCTGCGTGTCGTGGATGATGCCGTGCTGTATCCACCGCTCGCCGCGCGGACCTTCGCGCTGCGTGCCCAGGCTCGGGGTGCGCGGCTGATGACGGGGAGTCCGGTTCGGGAGTTGCGCCCGGGAAGCGTCGTGCTCTCCCATGGGGAGGTATTGACGGCACGGCACATCGTGCTCGCGGCGGGCGTGGCTAGTCCCGCGCTCTGCCCTGGGTTGCCCATCTCTCCGCGCAAGGGACACCTGCTCATCACCCGGCGCGGGGCTCCCGTGGTGCATCACCAACTGGTGGAGTTGGGCTACCTCAAGAGCGCGCACGGCACGGACGGCGCTTCCGTGGCTTTCAATGCCCAGCCGCGTGTCACGGGGCAACTTTTGCTGGGCTCGTCGCGACAGCCGGGCGATGCGACGCGCGAAGTGGACGCGGCGCTCCTGGAGCGCATGCTGAAGCGCGCGGCCATGTTCCTTCCGGGGCTCGATGGCTTGCAGGCGCTGCGCGTCTGGACAGGGCTGCGTCCGGCGACACCCGATGGTCTGCCCTTGCTGGGGCCTCATCCGGAGAAGCCGTGGCTCTGGCTGGCTTGTGGCCATGAGGGGCTCGGTATCACCACCGCCACGGGCAGCGCGCGACTGGTGGCGGACCAACTGCTCGGGCACACCAGCGCCATCGATGCGCGTCCGTATTCACCCGCGCGCTTCCTGACGGTGTCCTCTCGGGAGCTCGCTCATGCGTGA
- a CDS encoding DUF2911 domain-containing protein, which translates to MTLSAMPALAQLKLPASSPAAKVTQEVGVSEISVEYSSPAVKGRKVWGELVPNDKAWRSGANSATKITFSHPVTFGGKAVPAGSYAIVSLPSQKGWKVMLNTDLGLWRGGAPYDTSKDVASVSATTTEIPSRERLTYLFTDTTDNSTRLDLEWEKLRVSVPITVDTAAIAKANIEDAQKGIAGMHVSAASYVAEATKDYAAALKHADAAVAANGTWYNHWVRAGVLSQMGKYSEARKAAQTAWDLGQKDKNFFYRDQVSKALAEWKNKK; encoded by the coding sequence ATGACCCTGTCGGCGATGCCCGCGCTGGCTCAGCTCAAACTGCCGGCCTCCAGCCCCGCCGCGAAGGTGACGCAGGAGGTGGGCGTCTCCGAGATTTCCGTCGAATATTCCAGCCCCGCGGTGAAGGGCCGGAAGGTCTGGGGCGAGCTGGTCCCCAATGACAAGGCCTGGCGCAGCGGCGCCAACTCGGCGACGAAGATTACCTTCAGCCACCCTGTCACCTTCGGCGGCAAGGCCGTTCCGGCGGGCTCCTACGCCATCGTCAGCCTGCCCTCGCAGAAGGGTTGGAAGGTGATGCTGAACACGGACCTGGGCCTGTGGCGGGGCGGCGCGCCCTACGACACCTCCAAGGACGTGGCCTCGGTGAGCGCCACCACCACGGAGATTCCGTCGCGTGAGCGCCTGACGTACCTCTTCACCGACACCACGGACAACAGCACGCGGCTGGACCTGGAGTGGGAGAAGCTGCGCGTCTCCGTCCCCATCACGGTGGACACGGCGGCCATCGCGAAGGCCAACATCGAGGACGCGCAGAAGGGCATTGCCGGCATGCACGTGAGCGCCGCCTCCTACGTGGCGGAGGCCACCAAGGACTACGCCGCCGCGCTGAAGCACGCCGACGCGGCCGTGGCCGCCAACGGCACCTGGTACAACCACTGGGTTCGCGCGGGCGTCCTGTCGCAGATGGGCAAGTACAGCGAGGCCCGCAAGGCCGCGCAGACCGCGTGGGACCTGGGGCAGAAGGACAAGAACTTCTTCTACCGTGACCAGGTCTCCAAGGCGCTGGCGGAGTGGA
- a CDS encoding AAA family ATPase — protein sequence MKLTRLEVHHYRNVVPGTSLVFSPSYNLVLGENGTGRTTLLELISTVLGSDFSGRIHEPFALEYDLAFPGMKLHVFVRNEENAPAPDTEAPPRKGSALMPLRTPALDSSLHPRIEVDVQLHSPSARLVMRADAAGMDCKVDGEAVWSRSMHWSLLDRSVWTLLFMTAQYIDAGMKERLKELLRRTFLLAPQRFDEALGMFERIGAIRYAMEVRDGEVFPLGLMALPTWMPGWLREQMEQPAVTDVLELTHDAREGSFLAKFVALAGFEAGRFRVEVLEKRSFENGGRVGFGGFGFEFTRRDGRVLTHEALGFGQKRLLSLLYYLDVNEDFAIADELGNGLHPRWVEASMRELGARQVFLTSQNPLLFEHTLFPSAEALRASLLLCGNTREDGPERIAWKNPTHEVAGRLFDAHGLGAHPLAELLRQQGLW from the coding sequence ATGAAGCTCACGCGGCTCGAGGTCCATCACTACCGGAACGTCGTCCCTGGCACCTCCCTGGTGTTCAGCCCGTCGTACAATCTGGTGCTGGGGGAGAACGGCACCGGCAGGACGACGCTGCTGGAGCTCATCTCCACGGTGCTCGGCTCGGACTTCTCCGGCCGCATCCACGAGCCGTTCGCGCTGGAGTACGACCTGGCGTTTCCGGGCATGAAGCTGCACGTCTTCGTCCGGAACGAGGAGAACGCGCCGGCGCCGGACACGGAGGCACCGCCGAGAAAGGGCTCCGCGCTGATGCCGCTGCGCACGCCCGCGCTGGACTCCTCGCTGCACCCGCGCATCGAAGTGGACGTGCAGCTCCATTCGCCGTCGGCCCGGTTGGTGATGCGTGCGGACGCGGCGGGCATGGACTGCAAGGTGGACGGCGAGGCCGTGTGGTCGCGGAGCATGCACTGGTCGCTGCTGGACCGGTCGGTGTGGACCCTGCTGTTCATGACGGCGCAGTACATCGACGCGGGGATGAAGGAGCGGCTCAAGGAGCTGCTGCGCCGCACGTTCCTGCTGGCGCCCCAGCGCTTCGATGAAGCGCTGGGGATGTTTGAACGCATCGGCGCCATCCGCTACGCCATGGAGGTGCGGGACGGCGAAGTGTTCCCGCTGGGGTTGATGGCGCTGCCCACGTGGATGCCGGGGTGGCTGCGTGAGCAGATGGAGCAGCCAGCCGTTACGGACGTGCTGGAGCTGACGCACGACGCGCGCGAAGGCAGCTTCCTGGCGAAGTTCGTGGCGCTGGCGGGCTTTGAGGCGGGCCGCTTCCGCGTGGAGGTGCTGGAGAAGCGGTCGTTCGAGAACGGCGGGCGCGTGGGCTTTGGGGGCTTTGGCTTCGAGTTCACGCGGCGCGATGGCCGGGTCCTGACGCACGAGGCGTTGGGCTTCGGGCAGAAGCGGCTGCTGTCACTGCTCTATTACCTGGACGTGAACGAGGACTTCGCCATCGCGGACGAGCTGGGCAATGGGCTGCATCCGCGCTGGGTGGAAGCGAGCATGCGAGAGCTGGGGGCACGGCAGGTATTTCTCACCAGCCAGAATCCGCTCCTCTTCGAGCACACGCTGTTTCCGTCCGCCGAGGCACTGAGGGCGTCGCTCCTGCTGTGTGGCAACACGCGAGAGGACGGACCGGAGCGCATCGCGTGGAAGAATCCCACACACGAGGTCGCGGGCCGGCTCTTCGACGCGCACGGGCTGGGCGCACACCCGCTGGCGGAGCTGCTGCGCCAGCAGGGCCTGTGGTGA
- a CDS encoding (2Fe-2S)-binding protein has protein sequence MREPTSKATTRVTLRINGRAVTVPAGTSVAAALAMTDSFVSRADLSGRPRGPLCGMGVCFECRATIDGVPEVLMCLTPCREDQEVVTDA, from the coding sequence ATGCGTGAGCCCACGTCGAAGGCCACCACGCGCGTCACCCTGCGCATCAATGGCCGTGCTGTCACGGTGCCGGCGGGAACGTCGGTCGCGGCTGCGCTGGCGATGACGGACAGCTTCGTCAGTCGCGCCGACTTGAGCGGGCGCCCCCGCGGGCCCCTCTGCGGAATGGGTGTCTGCTTCGAGTGCCGAGCCACCATCGATGGTGTGCCCGAGGTCCTCATGTGTCTGACACCGTGCCGTGAGGACCAGGAGGTGGTGACCGATGCGTGA
- a CDS encoding NAD(P)/FAD-dependent oxidoreductase, which produces MREACDLVVVGAGPGGLAAACRAAEAGLEVLVLDTQPEPGGQVWRGEARKGANRLARRWLTRFAASGARFRPGARVVAAPEPGVLLVEEGSSSFAVRYSRAVLATGARERFLPFPGWTLPGVLGVSGLQVLIKDGLPIRGKRVVLAGTGPLLLAAAATIHAHGGEVLYIAEQASAESHWGFALQLWRHPTKLLQGALMSAALIRVPTSTDAWVIAAEGEGRVESVRLSVRGREEQLRCDYLGAAYGLVPNLEVARLLGCETSAGTVVVNERMETRVPKVHAVGELLGIGGMDQALVTGELAGLVAAEQPIPVELERTWHRVRAFAAQLARHDAPRAELRRLATPDTLLCRCEDVPLSALEGCQNLREARLYARLGMGACQGRTCGTAAQTLFGWSGEDVRPPCLPARIGSLRLPSDVSSTHTRES; this is translated from the coding sequence ATGCGTGAGGCCTGTGACCTCGTGGTCGTCGGCGCCGGACCTGGCGGACTCGCTGCCGCTTGCCGCGCGGCCGAGGCGGGGCTGGAGGTGCTCGTCCTCGACACCCAGCCCGAGCCCGGTGGTCAGGTCTGGAGAGGCGAGGCCCGAAAGGGCGCGAATCGCCTCGCGCGTCGGTGGCTCACCCGCTTCGCGGCGTCGGGCGCTCGCTTCCGTCCAGGCGCCCGCGTCGTTGCCGCGCCCGAGCCGGGAGTGCTCCTGGTCGAAGAGGGCTCCTCCTCGTTCGCGGTGCGCTACAGCCGCGCGGTGCTCGCCACTGGCGCGCGCGAGCGCTTCCTCCCGTTCCCCGGTTGGACACTCCCGGGCGTGCTGGGCGTCAGCGGCCTCCAGGTGCTCATCAAGGATGGCCTCCCCATTCGCGGCAAGCGCGTGGTGCTCGCCGGCACGGGCCCGCTGTTGCTCGCCGCCGCCGCGACGATTCACGCCCACGGTGGCGAGGTCCTCTACATCGCCGAGCAGGCCTCCGCCGAGAGTCACTGGGGCTTCGCCCTCCAGCTCTGGCGACACCCGACCAAGCTGCTCCAAGGCGCCTTGATGTCCGCGGCGCTCATCCGCGTGCCCACGTCCACGGACGCTTGGGTCATCGCCGCCGAAGGCGAGGGCCGGGTGGAGTCGGTCCGCCTGTCCGTGCGCGGTCGCGAGGAACAGTTGCGGTGCGACTACCTGGGCGCGGCCTACGGGCTCGTGCCCAATCTGGAAGTGGCCCGGCTGCTGGGCTGTGAGACCTCGGCCGGCACGGTGGTCGTGAACGAGCGCATGGAGACGCGCGTCCCCAAGGTCCACGCCGTGGGCGAGCTGCTCGGCATCGGCGGCATGGACCAGGCGCTCGTCACCGGAGAGCTGGCCGGACTCGTCGCCGCCGAGCAACCCATCCCCGTCGAGCTGGAGCGCACCTGGCATCGCGTCCGCGCGTTCGCCGCCCAGCTCGCGCGGCATGACGCGCCACGCGCGGAGCTGCGACGACTGGCCACGCCCGACACCCTGCTGTGCCGCTGCGAGGACGTGCCCCTGTCCGCGCTGGAGGGCTGTCAGAACCTGCGAGAGGCCCGGCTGTACGCCCGCCTGGGCATGGGCGCCTGTCAGGGCCGCACCTGCGGCACGGCGGCGCAAACCCTCTTCGGCTGGTCGGGCGAGGACGTGCGCCCACCATGTCTTCCCGCGCGCATCGGCAGCCTGCGCCTTCCCTCGGACGTTTCCTCTACCCACACGAGAGAGTCATGA
- a CDS encoding proline racemase family protein, whose amino-acid sequence MRRIRVIDSHTGGEPTRVVTDGGPELGTGDLASLRERFREKFDAFRKAIVCEPRGSDVMVGALLCPPVSASSVAGIIFFNNVGYLGMCGHGTIGVVKTLEYLGRIGPGVHSLETPVGVVKATLHPDGRVSIANVPSYRWAHDVAVSVPGHGEVRGDIAWGGNWFFLSRATHLPLELSRTPALLAYTSAIKQALSDQGITGEGGAEIDHVELYAPSPTPGVDARNFVLCPGLAYDRSPCGTGTSAKVACLAAEGVLAEGATWVQESILGSRFEARYVRDGARILPTITGTASVNAEATLLVDPTDPFAWGIG is encoded by the coding sequence ATGCGGCGCATTCGTGTCATCGACAGTCATACCGGGGGAGAGCCCACGCGCGTGGTGACGGACGGAGGCCCGGAGCTGGGAACGGGCGACCTGGCGAGCCTGCGCGAGCGCTTCCGCGAGAAGTTCGACGCCTTTCGCAAGGCCATCGTCTGCGAGCCCCGTGGGTCCGACGTCATGGTGGGCGCGCTGCTGTGTCCGCCTGTCAGTGCGTCGAGCGTCGCCGGCATCATCTTCTTCAACAACGTCGGCTATCTCGGGATGTGCGGCCACGGGACCATTGGCGTGGTGAAGACGCTGGAGTACCTGGGGCGCATCGGTCCTGGCGTCCACTCGCTGGAGACTCCCGTTGGCGTGGTGAAGGCCACGCTGCATCCGGATGGGCGCGTCAGCATCGCCAATGTGCCGAGCTACCGGTGGGCGCATGACGTAGCGGTGTCCGTGCCGGGACATGGCGAGGTGCGCGGCGACATCGCCTGGGGCGGCAACTGGTTCTTCCTCTCCCGCGCCACGCACCTGCCGCTGGAGCTGTCGCGGACTCCCGCGCTCCTGGCGTACACCTCCGCCATCAAGCAGGCGCTCTCGGACCAGGGCATCACCGGTGAGGGCGGCGCGGAGATCGACCACGTCGAGCTGTACGCCCCCTCTCCGACGCCGGGGGTGGATGCTCGCAACTTCGTGCTCTGTCCAGGGCTGGCCTATGACCGCTCGCCATGTGGCACCGGGACGAGCGCGAAGGTCGCGTGCCTGGCCGCCGAGGGTGTGCTCGCGGAAGGCGCGACGTGGGTGCAGGAGAGCATCCTCGGCAGTCGCTTCGAGGCGCGCTACGTCCGTGACGGTGCGCGCATCCTGCCCACCATCACCGGCACCGCGTCCGTCAACGCGGAGGCCACGTTGCTGGTGGACCCGACGGACCCCTTTGCCTGGGGCATCGGATGA
- a CDS encoding M9 family metallopeptidase, which translates to MRSPIADWCRCHIVLAICCLALFAPGAEARPGGPLPVEPAQRVHGLEHAHQRIQPDERQPDVPPQQLRQALTPPASKRLLLACDTAAFGSATGTALVTLVKGSTTECINTLFSVTGTLARQVFIESKMVTIANALTSSAQGYGGNNNGQTLQLIMFLRAGYYVQYYAPDVVGSYGTALANAIRPALAAFVANSHFRDVNDDHGAVLQEFVTLIDSAGENARHLGTFKGLLDRFNDTTQAFWYMRSATNNVFVGLFRGHYNDDFVAAVQQDPSIIDSLDSFGLRTEHLLGTDNQYLSVNAARELSRFLQYAGTLQTKTRPKVKALITSHSMTGPTAGVWVGAAEMADFYDGANCAYYGICDFRRTLEQAVLRVTHNCGATLRMRAQEMTATQLAQSCDQLATQESYFHDKLKTGRLPVASDNNTSLEMVIFDSSLDYQTYAGALFGIDTNNGGMYLEGDPAASGNQARFIAYEAEWVRPAFEIWNLRHEYVHYLDGRFNMKGGFGDSISQPTIWWIEGLGEYVSKKDDNASAVELGTSKRFQLSQILRNDYNSGTERVYYWGYLAVRFMFERHPAQVDTFVSQFRAGNYTGYRTSLDSLGSANDAEFHQWIDCVSTATDPSTCANPDPGPGPGTGTQCTGADTRMLDNGCYRGPLAGNDIQYFYLWVPAGARNLRFQMSGGTGNADLYVRANQWPSTTAYDYRPYLAGNDEVVDIPSPLTGVYYYAMVRARAAFAGVKLEARFDTAP; encoded by the coding sequence ATGCGCAGTCCAATCGCTGATTGGTGTCGCTGTCACATCGTCCTCGCCATCTGTTGTCTCGCCCTGTTCGCACCTGGAGCGGAGGCGCGCCCCGGAGGTCCTCTCCCGGTCGAGCCTGCTCAGCGCGTCCATGGACTGGAGCACGCGCACCAACGCATCCAACCCGACGAGCGGCAGCCGGATGTCCCCCCGCAGCAGTTACGTCAGGCCCTCACCCCACCGGCATCGAAGCGCCTTCTGCTGGCGTGTGACACGGCGGCCTTCGGGTCCGCCACCGGCACGGCGCTCGTCACGCTGGTGAAGGGCTCCACGACGGAGTGCATCAACACGCTGTTCAGCGTCACGGGCACGCTCGCCCGGCAGGTGTTCATCGAGAGCAAGATGGTCACCATCGCCAACGCGCTCACCTCCAGCGCGCAAGGCTATGGGGGCAACAACAACGGCCAGACGCTCCAGCTCATCATGTTCCTGCGCGCGGGGTACTACGTGCAGTACTACGCCCCGGACGTCGTGGGCAGCTACGGCACGGCGTTGGCCAACGCCATCCGCCCGGCCCTGGCCGCCTTCGTGGCCAACAGCCACTTCCGGGACGTCAACGACGACCACGGCGCGGTGCTGCAGGAGTTCGTCACGCTCATCGACAGCGCGGGGGAGAACGCGCGGCACCTGGGCACCTTCAAGGGCCTGCTGGACCGCTTCAACGACACCACCCAGGCCTTCTGGTACATGCGCAGCGCCACCAACAACGTGTTCGTCGGACTGTTCCGAGGCCACTACAACGACGACTTCGTGGCGGCCGTGCAGCAGGACCCGTCCATCATCGACTCGCTGGACTCCTTCGGCCTGCGCACCGAGCACCTGCTGGGCACGGACAACCAGTACCTCTCCGTCAACGCGGCCCGCGAGCTGTCCCGCTTCCTCCAGTACGCGGGGACGCTGCAGACGAAGACGCGCCCCAAGGTGAAGGCGCTCATCACCAGCCACTCGATGACGGGCCCCACCGCGGGCGTCTGGGTGGGCGCTGCGGAGATGGCCGACTTCTACGACGGCGCCAACTGCGCGTACTACGGCATCTGCGACTTCCGGCGGACGCTGGAGCAGGCGGTGCTCCGCGTGACGCACAACTGCGGCGCCACGCTGCGCATGCGCGCCCAGGAGATGACGGCCACGCAGCTCGCGCAGAGCTGCGACCAGCTCGCAACGCAGGAGTCCTACTTCCACGACAAGCTGAAGACGGGCCGCCTGCCCGTCGCCAGTGACAACAACACGTCGCTGGAGATGGTCATCTTCGACAGCAGCCTGGACTACCAGACGTATGCCGGCGCGCTGTTCGGCATCGACACGAACAACGGCGGCATGTACCTGGAGGGAGACCCGGCGGCGTCCGGCAATCAGGCCCGCTTCATCGCCTACGAGGCGGAGTGGGTTCGGCCCGCGTTCGAAATCTGGAACCTGCGCCACGAGTACGTCCACTACCTGGATGGCCGCTTCAACATGAAGGGCGGCTTCGGTGACAGCATCAGCCAGCCCACCATCTGGTGGATTGAAGGGCTGGGGGAGTACGTCTCCAAGAAGGACGACAACGCGTCCGCGGTGGAGCTGGGCACCAGCAAGCGCTTCCAGCTCAGCCAGATTCTGCGCAACGACTACAACAGTGGCACCGAGCGCGTGTACTACTGGGGCTACCTCGCGGTGCGCTTCATGTTCGAGCGCCACCCGGCGCAGGTGGACACCTTCGTCAGCCAGTTCCGCGCGGGGAACTACACCGGGTATCGCACGTCGCTGGACAGCCTGGGCTCGGCGAACGACGCGGAGTTCCACCAGTGGATTGACTGCGTCTCCACCGCGACCGACCCGAGCACCTGCGCGAATCCGGACCCGGGCCCGGGGCCTGGCACCGGCACGCAGTGCACGGGCGCGGACACCCGGATGCTGGACAACGGCTGCTACCGGGGCCCGCTGGCTGGCAACGACATCCAGTACTTCTACCTCTGGGTGCCCGCCGGCGCGCGCAACCTGCGCTTCCAGATGAGCGGCGGCACGGGCAACGCGGACCTCTACGTCCGCGCCAATCAGTGGCCGTCGACGACGGCGTATGACTACCGGCCGTATCTGGCCGGCAACGACGAGGTGGTGGACATCCCCTCGCCGCTGACCGGCGTCTACTACTACGCCATGGTGAGGGCCCGCGCGGCGTTCGCGGGCGTGAAGCTGGAGGCCCGCTTCGACACTGCGCCGTGA